Proteins encoded in a region of the Coffea eugenioides isolate CCC68of chromosome 4, Ceug_1.0, whole genome shotgun sequence genome:
- the LOC113768325 gene encoding TSL-kinase interacting protein 1-like produces MTLKMQTEPQISLDCNSCLHPENHVKEGIPGSTISLQDKNASTLPVKRPTRQWAAWTHQEEESFFSALRQVGKNFEKITCRVQSKNKDQVRHYYYRLVRRMNKLLGPELCLDAKNSKDTNAAMLRWWSLLEKYSCKASKLHLKPRRFKLFVETLETQLLKDRKKNVRKRASQGENSSITAPTGLPNQGKVSCHESRVVKDVLIDGQNIPKPGIGKGSSIHRHLNVGINRGNYKSGPSALKTARYQRKAGATSKAAYKRWEKAAIAGVSLVADAAEHLERTATDREVEHVEDAHVQNAFDYCGKDMPSILNNMQSSMKLKLQLFPVDEATRRALEMDKHNPYLELTLSTRKKISSVLEHLNRKWGQSSIASGELMLLPYFVQQANQVSCPKWAKDSVLSASDVYAQIGNPPVFRLRYGWFPHADPGSATSLASLSCPTQHHTETSIVNEQIVDTTPKSSPPTYQEAENLLGIHEGLLSAAKMTTLTPSRLPNHTIGCAGIGPDVNTVKSSNHTAAHVLNRRESTTDTVVVQEENLDDLRPHKTVALSAGEWADSLTNISIGDLLTEASHNGEVNCIDSTELRNSHCLQQIPFSCDSFDAAIAAHIYKHQSRSALQPPLHTNTSSIWDGEETCDAFVFQKNSVFSEEFQNASRISPPETSREITSTSSAASGKAQESDPEEPLPDDPMHGDIVDKCHADQHSFDDSQRDLNGLTDIYWPDSLGALDLDISSCRYRSDDLILSDSLGGLNRLIASSLDAFQSCSFFGSDKKESASAVEAGEIASDHKISTQV; encoded by the exons ACCATATCCTTGCAAGACAAAAATGCCTCAACTCTGCCAG TAAAAAGGCCAACACGACAATGGGCTGCTTGGACCCATCAAGAGGAAGAAAGTTTTTTCTCTGCTCTTCGACAAGTGGGCAAG AACTTCGAAAAAATAACTTGTCGTGTTCAGAGTAAAAACAAGGATCAG GTCAGGCATTATTACTATCGCCTTGTAAGGCGTATGAACAAATTGCTGGGTCCAGAACTTTGCCTTGATGCCAAAAACTCTAAGGATACCAATGCTGCAATGCTTCGATG GTGGTCTTTACTTGAGAAGTACAGCTGCAAAGCATCAAAGCTTCACCTGAAACCCCGAAGATTCAAGTTGTTTGTAGAGACTTTG GAAACCCAACTCTTGAAAGATAGGAAGAAGAATGTCAGAAAGAGAGCTTCTCAGGGAGAAAACAGTTCTATAACTGCTCCAACTGGCCTCCCAAACCAGGGTAAAGTTTCATGCCATGAAAGCCGCGTGGTCAAAGACGTTCTTATAGATGGTCAAAACATTCCAAAACCTGGAATTGGGAAAGGATCCTCTATACACCGCCATCTAAATGTAGGCATCAACAGAGGCAACTATAAATCAGGCCCCTCTGCTCTTAAGACAGCTAGGTATCAGCGCAAAGCAG GTGCTACATCAAAAGCTGCCTATAAAAGATGGGAGAAGGCTGCGATTGCCGGGGTTTCTTTGGTTGCTGATGCTGCTGAACATTTAGAGAGAACTGCCACAGATAGAGAGGTTGAACATGTCGAGGATGCTCATG TGCAAAATGCTTTTGACTACTGTGGAAAAGACATGCCCTCAATCCTGAACAATATGCAGAGTTCAATGAAACTTAAGCTCCAGCTATTCCCCGTTGATGAAGCTACCCGACGAGCCTTGGAAATG GATAAACATAATCCATACCTGGAGCTGACTTTGAGTACACGAAAGAAGATATCTTCTGTACTGGAACATCTTAATCGCAAATGGGGTCAGTCAAGCATAGCATCTGGAGAACTAATGCTCTTGCCATACTTTGTACAACAAGCGAACCAAGTTAGCTGTCCCAAATGGGCTAAAGATTCAGTTCTTAGTGCTTCAGATGTATATGCGCAAATTGGAAACCCTCCAGTTTTCCGCCTCAG ATATGGTTGGTTTCCTCATGCTGATCCTGGATCTGCAACATCTCTTGCATCATTATCATGCCCTACTCAGCACCATACGGAGACATCTATTGTGAATGAGCAGATTGTGGATACAACACCAAAATCGAGTCCACCTACTTATCAGGAAGCAGAGAACCTTTTAGGTATCCATGAAGGCTTGCTGTCTGCTGCAAAAATGACCACCTTGACTCCTTCAAGATTGCCCAATCATACCATTGGTTGTGCTGGCATAGGTCCAGATGTGAATACAGTCAAATCCTCTAATCATACTGCAGCACATGTATTGAACAGAAGAGAGAGTACAACTGACACAGTCGTGGTACAAGAGGAAAATCTG GATGACTTGAGGCCACACAAGACTGTTGCTTTGTCAGCTGGGGAGTGGGCTGATAGCCTAACCAACATAAGCATTGGGGATCTGCTCACTGAGGCATCTCACAATGGAGAAGTAAATTGCATTGATTCAACAGAATTAAGGAACTCTCACTGCCTTCAGCAGATTCCATTTAGCTGTGACTCCTTTGATGCTGCAATTGCTGCTCATATATATAAACATCAAAGCCGATCTGCTTTGCAGCCACCTCTTCACACTAATACATCCTCTATATGGGATGGTGAAGAAACATGTGATGCTTTTGTGTTTCAGAAGAACAGTGTTTTCTCTGAAGAATTTCAAAATGCATCAAGAATTTCTCCTCCAGAGACATCCAGAGAGATTACCAGTACAAGTTCGGCTGCATCTGGTAAAGCACAGGAG TCTGATCCTGAGGAACCCTTACCTGATGATCCCATGCATGGAGACATTGTGGATAAGTGTCATGCCGATCAACATTCTTTTGATGACTCTCAGAGGGATCTCAATGGGCTTACTGACATTTACTGG CCTGATTCTTTAGGCGCACTAGATTTGGACATATCTTCCTGTAGATATCGTAGTGATGATCTGATTTTAAGTGATAGTCTTGGTGGCTTGAACCGCCTCATAGCTAGCAGTCTGGATGCATTCCAGAGTTGCTCCTTTTTTGGGTCGGACAAGAAAGAGTCTGCATCGGCTGTTGAAGCTGGAGAGATTGCTTCCGACCACAAAATCAGCACTCAAGTTTGA
- the LOC113768328 gene encoding exosome complex component RRP4 homolog isoform X2, which produces MRGVQLSLNKTQKLRLETALEKLESLSSSTSNNSNASVTVADTIPINYEDGVLKGHGTSEMDGRVVATICGLVERVNKLVYVRALRARYKPEIGDIIVGRVMEVAPKHWRLEINFSQDAVLMLSSMNLPDGIQRRRTAVDELNMRSIFEENDIVCLDRGQLLRISPYLVKRRKQHFHHLDQYGVDLILGCNGFIWVGEHVEAKDDMVLDQMIKSEQENASLSGSVSSREQEQSHTSIEIRQHICRIANAVRVLSTLGFMVTVELITELVDLSISHNLDIHEMLGAEFYVVVAEKEAERRSLATKKR; this is translated from the exons ATGAGAGGCGTTCAATTGTCGTTGAACAAGACCCAGAAGCTTAGACTGGAAACGGCACTTGAGAAGTTGGAATCCCTTTCCTCCAGCACCAGCAACAATTCTAATGCCTCCGTCACAGTCGCCGACACCATTCCCATCAATTACGAAGACGGCGTTCTCAA GGGGCATGGGACGTCGGAGATGGATGGCCGGGTGGTGGCAACCATCTGCGGATTGGTTGAGCGCGTGAATAAGCTTGTCTATGTTCGTGCTCTCAGGGCAAG ATACAAACCTGAGATAGGTGATATTATTGTTGGCCGTGTTATGGAG GTGGCTCCTAAGCATTGGAGATTGGAGATCAATTTCAGCCAAGACGCAGTATTGATGCTTTCTTCAATGAACTTGCCTGATGGCATCCAG AGGCGCCGAACTGCAGTCGATGAACTCAACATGCGCagtatatttgaagagaatgaCATTGTTTGT CTTGATAGAGGTCAATTACTCAGAATCTCCCCTTATCTGGTGAAGAGGCGTAAACAACATTTCCACCACCTAGACCAGTATGGAGTTGACTTGATACTTGGCTGTAATGGATTCATTTGGGTTGGTGAACATGTTGAAGCCAAAGATGACATGGTACTGGATCAAATGATCAAATCCGAGCAAGAAAATGCCAGTTTAAGTGGTTCAGTCAGTTCCCGTGAACAAGAACAAAGTCACACATCAATAGAGATTAGGCAACATATATGTAGAATAGCAAATGCAGTCAGAGTACTATCCACTCTAGGTTTCATGGTTACTGTGGAATTGATAACTGAGTTAGTTGATTTGAGCATCTCGCATAATCTTGATATACATGAGATGCTTGGGGCAGAATTTTACGTCGTCGTTGCTGAGAAAGAAGCTGAACGTCGAAGCCTGGCAACTAAAAAGAGATGA
- the LOC113768328 gene encoding exosome complex component RRP4 homolog isoform X1, producing the protein MRGVQLSLNKTQKLRLETALEKLESLSSSTSNNSNASVTVADTIPINYEDGVLKGHGTSEMDGRVVATICGLVERVNKLVYVRALRARYKPEIGDIIVGRVMEVAPKHWRLEINFSQDAVLMLSSMNLPDGIQRRRTAVDELNMRSIFEENDIVCAEVRGFQHDGSLNLQARSQKYRKLDRGQLLRISPYLVKRRKQHFHHLDQYGVDLILGCNGFIWVGEHVEAKDDMVLDQMIKSEQENASLSGSVSSREQEQSHTSIEIRQHICRIANAVRVLSTLGFMVTVELITELVDLSISHNLDIHEMLGAEFYVVVAEKEAERRSLATKKR; encoded by the exons ATGAGAGGCGTTCAATTGTCGTTGAACAAGACCCAGAAGCTTAGACTGGAAACGGCACTTGAGAAGTTGGAATCCCTTTCCTCCAGCACCAGCAACAATTCTAATGCCTCCGTCACAGTCGCCGACACCATTCCCATCAATTACGAAGACGGCGTTCTCAA GGGGCATGGGACGTCGGAGATGGATGGCCGGGTGGTGGCAACCATCTGCGGATTGGTTGAGCGCGTGAATAAGCTTGTCTATGTTCGTGCTCTCAGGGCAAG ATACAAACCTGAGATAGGTGATATTATTGTTGGCCGTGTTATGGAG GTGGCTCCTAAGCATTGGAGATTGGAGATCAATTTCAGCCAAGACGCAGTATTGATGCTTTCTTCAATGAACTTGCCTGATGGCATCCAG AGGCGCCGAACTGCAGTCGATGAACTCAACATGCGCagtatatttgaagagaatgaCATTGTTTGT GCTGAAGTCCGTGGTTTCCAGCATGATGGAAGTCTGAACTTACAAGCAAGAAGTCAGAAGTATAGAAAG CTTGATAGAGGTCAATTACTCAGAATCTCCCCTTATCTGGTGAAGAGGCGTAAACAACATTTCCACCACCTAGACCAGTATGGAGTTGACTTGATACTTGGCTGTAATGGATTCATTTGGGTTGGTGAACATGTTGAAGCCAAAGATGACATGGTACTGGATCAAATGATCAAATCCGAGCAAGAAAATGCCAGTTTAAGTGGTTCAGTCAGTTCCCGTGAACAAGAACAAAGTCACACATCAATAGAGATTAGGCAACATATATGTAGAATAGCAAATGCAGTCAGAGTACTATCCACTCTAGGTTTCATGGTTACTGTGGAATTGATAACTGAGTTAGTTGATTTGAGCATCTCGCATAATCTTGATATACATGAGATGCTTGGGGCAGAATTTTACGTCGTCGTTGCTGAGAAAGAAGCTGAACGTCGAAGCCTGGCAACTAAAAAGAGATGA